A stretch of the Candidatus Schekmanbacteria bacterium genome encodes the following:
- a CDS encoding pyruvate synthase, with amino-acid sequence MSEFIEIRWHARAGQGAVTAAKALADAAMAGGKYVQAFPEYGPERMGAPLRAYNRVSNEEILIHCQVHNPSIVIVIDQTLIDSVNVTEGVKDGGIYIVNSEMNPDEIKQKLNLNSGKVYTVDATKIALETIGRPIPNTPILGVVARVTDIIKLEDVKKEVEKSFGKKFGPSVVEANIKAVERAYEEVKGL; translated from the coding sequence ATGAGTGAATTTATCGAAATACGCTGGCATGCTCGTGCAGGGCAGGGGGCGGTAACTGCGGCAAAAGCTCTTGCTGATGCGGCAATGGCTGGAGGAAAATATGTGCAGGCATTCCCCGAATATGGCCCTGAAAGGATGGGTGCGCCGCTGAGGGCATACAATAGAGTTTCAAATGAGGAAATTTTGATTCATTGTCAGGTCCACAATCCTTCTATTGTTATAGTTATAGACCAAACATTGATAGACAGTGTCAATGTTACAGAGGGAGTCAAGGACGGTGGGATATATATTGTCAACAGTGAAATGAATCCTGATGAAATAAAGCAGAAACTAAATCTCAACTCTGGAAAAGTTTATACAGTGGATGCCACAAAGATTGCGCTTGAAACAATTGGAAGGCCTATACCGAATACTCCAATCTTAGGCGTTGTGGCAAGAGTAACTGATATTATAAAACTTGAAGATGTCAAAAAAGAGGTTGAAAAGAGTTTTGGCAAAAAATTTGGCCCAAGTGTAGTTGAAGCAAATATAAAAGCCGTTGAAAGGGCTTACGAGGAGGTAAAGGGTCTATGA
- a CDS encoding ferredoxin produces the protein MTLKNKEELPLGGLIEEAGNAAEYETGGWRTFRPVWDFEKCIQCLTCWIYCPDSCIIVEDEKVKGADLRFCKGCGVCANECPPKIRAITMEEEVKFKK, from the coding sequence ATGACTTTGAAAAATAAAGAAGAGCTTCCTTTGGGAGGATTGATTGAAGAAGCCGGCAATGCCGCAGAGTATGAAACCGGCGGTTGGCGGACATTCAGGCCTGTATGGGATTTTGAAAAGTGTATTCAATGTCTTACCTGCTGGATATATTGTCCTGATTCCTGCATCATCGTAGAAGATGAAAAGGTCAAGGGCGCTGATTTGAGATTTTGCAAAGGTTGTGGAGTTTGTGCAAATGAATGTCCTCCAAAGATTCGTGCTATTACGATGGAAGAAGAAGTGAAATTCAAAAAATAA
- the porA gene encoding pyruvate ferredoxin oxidoreductase, translating into MAKRESMTGNQVVAECMRQINPDVVAAYPITPSTEVMQIFAQSVADGLVDTELVTVESEHSAMSACIGASAAGGRVMTATSACGLALMWELLPVASALRLPIVMTVVNRALSAPINIHCDHSDSMGCRDAGWIQLYSENAQEAYHNIIQAAKICNREGVWLPVMVCVDGFIISHSIESVEMLEDDEVQRFVGEFKPRKPLLDVDNPVTYGALDLQDYYMEHKKQVDDAIQSSKSEILKVAEEFKKEFGYEYGLIDSYMMEDAEVAIVALNSTAGTSKYVVNMLRQEGIKAGVLKIRVFRPFPADEIREALKNVKAVAVLDRSSSYGTAGPLFLDIRSAMYEADSKPFITNYIYGLGGRDIGIDELRSIYEGLISSIKEGKPARTYNWIGVREKV; encoded by the coding sequence ATGGCAAAACGCGAGTCAATGACAGGAAATCAGGTAGTTGCTGAATGTATGCGTCAGATAAATCCTGATGTTGTGGCAGCTTATCCAATAACTCCATCAACTGAAGTGATGCAGATATTTGCTCAATCAGTTGCAGATGGCCTTGTCGATACAGAGCTTGTAACAGTAGAAAGTGAGCATAGTGCTATGAGCGCCTGCATCGGCGCTTCAGCGGCAGGCGGCAGAGTTATGACTGCAACTTCTGCCTGCGGACTTGCTCTTATGTGGGAACTTTTGCCTGTTGCATCGGCGTTGCGTTTGCCTATCGTTATGACAGTAGTCAATAGGGCTTTGTCTGCTCCAATTAACATACATTGCGACCACTCTGATTCTATGGGTTGCCGTGATGCAGGATGGATTCAACTTTATTCTGAGAATGCACAGGAGGCATATCACAACATTATTCAAGCGGCAAAAATCTGTAATAGAGAAGGAGTATGGCTGCCTGTAATGGTTTGTGTTGATGGATTTATTATAAGCCACTCCATTGAATCTGTTGAAATGCTCGAAGATGATGAAGTTCAAAGATTTGTTGGAGAATTTAAACCGAGAAAACCTCTCTTGGATGTTGATAATCCAGTGACCTACGGTGCATTAGACCTGCAGGATTATTATATGGAGCATAAAAAACAGGTTGATGATGCCATACAATCATCAAAATCTGAGATCTTGAAGGTGGCAGAAGAATTTAAAAAAGAGTTTGGTTATGAATATGGACTAATTGATTCCTATATGATGGAAGATGCGGAAGTTGCGATTGTTGCACTGAATTCGACAGCAGGAACATCAAAATATGTTGTAAATATGCTGAGACAGGAAGGGATTAAAGCAGGCGTTTTAAAGATAAGGGTTTTTAGGCCCTTTCCTGCTGATGAGATTAGGGAGGCATTGAAGAATGTTAAAGCAGTGGCAGTCCTCGACAGATCTTCATCATATGGCACAGCAGGACCATTGTTTCTCGATATAAGATCGGCTATGTATGAGGCAGATTCCAAGCCCTTTATTACAAACTATATCTATGGTCTTGGAGGAAGAGATATAGGCATAGATGAATTAAGAAGCATATATGAAGGACTTATCTCATCAATAAAGGAAGGTAAACCTGCAAGAACTTATAATTGGATAGGTGTGCGGGAAAAGGTTTAG
- a CDS encoding pyruvate ferredoxin oxidoreductase (catalyzes the formation of acetyl-CoA from pyruvate and coenzyme A): protein MASLKELSKKQDLLSPGHRLCAGCGVSIVVRQVMLATENPTVVACATGCLEVATTIFPYTAWRVPFIHNAFENAAATISGVEAMYNALVKKGKIPKDKRIDFIAFGGDGGTYDIGLQSLSGALERGHRFLYVCYNNEAYMNTGIQRSSATPYGAHTTTGPAGDVSFGKKQDRKDLTQIVAAHKIPYAAQASPSHWNDLVTKVKKALNCGGPSFINVIANCNRGWRNDTGKAVEVCRVAVQTCYWPLYEIENGKLKINVKPKEKKPIEEWLKYQGRFSHLKRPENRHVIDEIQQIIDRDWERLLTLEKAHQSQ, encoded by the coding sequence ATGGCATCGTTAAAGGAATTATCAAAAAAACAGGATCTTTTATCACCGGGTCATAGATTGTGTGCAGGCTGTGGGGTTTCAATCGTTGTAAGACAGGTAATGCTTGCCACTGAAAATCCTACTGTAGTTGCATGCGCAACAGGTTGTCTTGAAGTGGCGACGACTATTTTCCCTTATACAGCTTGGCGCGTTCCTTTTATACATAATGCCTTTGAGAATGCCGCGGCAACTATATCAGGTGTTGAAGCAATGTATAACGCCCTTGTAAAAAAAGGAAAGATTCCCAAAGACAAAAGAATCGATTTTATTGCTTTTGGCGGTGATGGAGGAACATATGATATTGGCTTGCAGTCTCTTTCAGGAGCGCTCGAGAGAGGGCATCGCTTCCTTTATGTTTGTTATAATAATGAAGCATATATGAATACAGGCATACAAAGGTCAAGCGCTACGCCTTATGGCGCGCATACGACAACAGGACCTGCAGGAGATGTAAGCTTTGGGAAAAAGCAGGACAGAAAGGACCTTACCCAAATCGTTGCAGCACACAAAATTCCTTATGCGGCGCAAGCTTCTCCAAGCCATTGGAATGACCTTGTAACAAAGGTAAAAAAAGCTCTCAATTGCGGCGGTCCAAGCTTTATAAATGTGATAGCCAACTGCAACAGAGGATGGAGAAATGATACAGGTAAAGCAGTAGAAGTTTGCAGGGTTGCCGTACAAACCTGTTATTGGCCTCTCTATGAAATAGAAAATGGAAAATTGAAAATTAATGTAAAGCCAAAAGAGAAGAAGCCAATTGAAGAATGGCTCAAATATCAGGGGCGTTTTTCACATCTGAAACGGCCAGAAAACAGGCATGTGATAGATGAGATTCAGCAAATAATTGACCGAGATTGGGAGCGCTTGCTCACTCTTGAAAAGGCGCATCAGTCTCAATAA
- a CDS encoding DUF1049 domain-containing protein: MKKLKGILITFILLLVVIFAVQNASTVELRFLIWNASIPCAFLVLLIMAIGILIGILISNLGAFKKS; the protein is encoded by the coding sequence ATGAAAAAGTTAAAAGGAATACTAATAACCTTTATACTTCTCCTTGTAGTAATTTTTGCGGTGCAGAATGCCAGTACTGTTGAGCTTAGATTTCTGATATGGAATGCTTCCATTCCCTGCGCTTTTCTTGTCCTTTTGATTATGGCAATAGGTATATTGATAGGAATTTTAATTTCCAATCTTGGTGCTTTTAAAAAGAGCTAA